A single genomic interval of Desulfitibacter alkalitolerans DSM 16504 harbors:
- a CDS encoding ABC transporter substrate-binding protein encodes MKDRKVLILLIFMLIAALTAGCGGNKPGDEAQPSAEAEMVIGIPKVTESFDFYYTPNGFESISMSQVYDTLVIKDKNGETAPSLAERFEISPDGKTYTFFLRENAYFSDGTQFTAADAKFSIDQAMESPYTSWAYAAVNKCEIVDEFTIVIEMKMPNVGFIEYLSNIYYSAMLSENAVTSFAGDYGKSVDKIVGTGPYIVTDWRPGEYVVYKSNPDYFKGEPAIKNVRLKTITDTNAAIIALQTGEIHAYFNDIPGISRTTISNAANLNMVSFPSTIFFNIIMNVEDGPFADLKLRQAVAYAVDRQQMLIVGVEGHGAVADYPGGRQGRTIGDPMIKTWYDVNIEKAIELVKEAGMEGKAVTIKTYASDPYPKLATLLQDALTRIGLKADVQLMERGAFIDEALTKGQYEIGIVRWAAGTKDMDEIMFGSLATDSIGIAGNWSWYSNPAMDELLVKAAGETSPETRKQLYAEAIKIYTEDIPQVPLYYPDGSRAYSTKLVIEEGNVEYDRVFDYSWAN; translated from the coding sequence ATGAAGGACAGAAAAGTGTTAATATTGTTAATTTTCATGTTAATTGCAGCACTTACAGCAGGATGCGGCGGTAATAAGCCTGGAGACGAAGCACAGCCAAGTGCCGAGGCAGAAATGGTTATTGGAATTCCCAAGGTAACCGAGAGTTTTGATTTTTACTACACACCAAACGGTTTTGAAAGTATCAGTATGTCCCAAGTCTATGATACCCTTGTTATTAAAGACAAAAACGGTGAGACTGCCCCTTCGCTAGCAGAAAGATTTGAAATTTCGCCTGATGGAAAAACCTATACATTTTTTCTGAGAGAAAATGCTTACTTCAGTGATGGAACGCAATTTACAGCTGCTGATGCCAAGTTTTCAATTGACCAGGCTATGGAATCCCCTTATACTTCCTGGGCTTATGCTGCTGTAAATAAATGTGAAATAGTGGATGAATTTACCATTGTTATTGAAATGAAAATGCCAAACGTTGGTTTCATTGAATATTTGAGCAACATTTACTATAGTGCAATGCTTAGTGAAAATGCGGTAACTTCTTTTGCTGGTGATTATGGCAAATCCGTGGATAAAATTGTCGGCACTGGACCATATATTGTAACAGACTGGAGACCAGGAGAGTATGTTGTTTACAAATCTAATCCTGATTATTTCAAGGGTGAACCAGCCATTAAAAATGTCAGACTGAAAACAATAACAGATACCAATGCTGCAATTATTGCCCTGCAAACTGGTGAAATACACGCTTACTTTAATGATATACCAGGAATTTCGCGTACTACAATATCTAACGCAGCAAATCTTAATATGGTTTCCTTTCCCTCCACAATCTTTTTTAATATTATCATGAATGTAGAAGATGGACCTTTTGCTGATCTAAAACTGCGGCAGGCTGTAGCTTATGCAGTGGACCGTCAACAAATGCTGATTGTTGGTGTTGAGGGACACGGTGCAGTTGCTGATTATCCTGGTGGACGTCAGGGAAGAACCATTGGAGACCCTATGATTAAAACCTGGTATGACGTTAATATTGAAAAAGCCATTGAATTAGTTAAAGAAGCGGGCATGGAAGGAAAGGCGGTTACTATTAAAACCTATGCTTCAGACCCTTATCCAAAGCTGGCTACTTTGCTTCAGGATGCTTTAACACGAATAGGTTTAAAAGCAGATGTTCAGTTGATGGAAAGGGGCGCATTCATCGATGAGGCTTTGACTAAAGGGCAGTATGAAATTGGTATTGTTCGTTGGGCAGCGGGCACAAAGGATATGGATGAGATTATGTTTGGCAGTCTTGCAACTGATAGTATAGGCATAGCTGGAAACTGGAGCTGGTATTCTAATCCTGCGATGGATGAGCTGTTAGTAAAAGCTGCCGGGGAAACATCCCCTGAAACTAGAAAACAGCTTTACGCTGAAGCCATAAAAATCTATACCGAAGACATACCCCAGGTACCACTATATTATCCAGATGGCAGCCGTGCTTATTCAACAAAGCTGGTTATTGAAGAAGGCAATGTGGAGTACGACAGAGTCTTTGATTATAGTTGGGCAAATTAA
- a CDS encoding ABC transporter ATP-binding protein, whose amino-acid sequence METLLKTQELKKYFPVKGGFLHAVDGVNLEINKRKTLGVVGESGCGKSTLGRLVLRLLEPTSGSVFFEDKDILKYSRQEMYKIRREMQIIFQDPFSSLNPRMSVFELIAEPIIMNRAYKNKKALVEKVTSLMDIVGLAERFVNTYPHEMDGGRRQRVGVARALALNPKFIVCDEPVSALDVSIQAQILNLLMDLQEEMGLTYLFITHDLSVVKHISDEIAVMYLGQCVEKANSKELFKNPMHPYTKALLEAIPVPKLTGQKGKKLIRGEVSNPINPKPGCRFASRCDYVKPICQEKDVFLTPQVDGHLVACILYQ is encoded by the coding sequence TTGGAAACTTTATTAAAGACCCAGGAACTAAAAAAGTATTTCCCAGTTAAAGGTGGTTTTCTGCATGCAGTAGATGGTGTAAACCTTGAAATTAATAAGAGAAAGACGCTTGGTGTAGTTGGTGAATCGGGCTGTGGAAAATCAACATTAGGCAGGCTGGTATTGAGATTGCTTGAGCCTACCTCAGGTTCGGTATTTTTTGAAGATAAAGATATCTTAAAATATAGTCGACAGGAAATGTACAAAATCAGACGAGAAATGCAGATTATATTTCAGGATCCATTCTCAAGCTTGAATCCACGCATGTCAGTTTTTGAGTTAATTGCTGAACCAATAATTATGAATCGTGCATATAAAAACAAAAAAGCACTAGTAGAAAAGGTTACCAGTTTAATGGATATTGTTGGACTGGCAGAACGTTTTGTAAATACTTATCCACATGAGATGGATGGAGGACGCCGCCAGCGGGTGGGGGTTGCAAGGGCTTTGGCTCTGAATCCTAAGTTTATTGTCTGTGATGAGCCAGTTTCTGCTTTAGATGTATCGATTCAGGCCCAAATTCTAAATCTATTGATGGATTTGCAGGAAGAGATGGGGCTTACATATTTATTCATCACACATGACCTCTCAGTTGTAAAGCATATTTCTGACGAAATTGCTGTCATGTATCTTGGGCAGTGTGTGGAAAAAGCCAACTCAAAAGAACTGTTTAAAAACCCTATGCACCCATACACAAAAGCACTATTGGAGGCCATACCTGTACCCAAATTAACGGGCCAAAAGGGTAAAAAACTGATTCGGGGGGAAGTTTCAAATCCCATAAATCCAAAACCCGGCTGCCGTTTTGCTTCACGGTGCGATTATGTTAAACCCATATGTCAGGAAAAGGATGTTTTTTTAACGCCTCAGGTTGATGGGCATTTAGTTGCATGTATACTTTATCAGTAG
- a CDS encoding ABC transporter ATP-binding protein, with product MTNEKLLEIKGLNVVYKTEGETVQAVNHIDFDIGVKETIGLVGETGAGKTTTALAIMRLLPERTGKITGGEILFKGENLLQKSKNEIRKIRGFSIAMIFQDPMTSLNPIMTVGDQIMESIKIHNDSKKTKAQMEERVDELLKLVGIQPSRKGEYPHQFSGGMKQRIVIAIALASNPELIIADEPTTALDVTIQAQVLALMAELKEKLSTSMIMITHDLGVVAQTCDKVAIMYAGEIIEKGTVEDIFEGDKHHPYTIGLFGSIPDLEVEVPRLNPIEGLMPDPTNLPAGCKFHPRCKSWMDICKSEAPGLYTAGEHVIACHLYAREV from the coding sequence ATGACCAATGAAAAACTCTTGGAAATTAAAGGACTTAATGTGGTATATAAAACAGAAGGCGAAACGGTCCAGGCTGTTAATCATATAGACTTTGATATTGGTGTTAAAGAAACCATTGGGCTTGTTGGTGAGACTGGTGCAGGTAAGACTACCACAGCTTTGGCAATCATGCGGCTTTTGCCTGAACGTACCGGAAAGATTACTGGAGGAGAGATCCTGTTTAAAGGGGAAAATTTACTGCAAAAATCAAAAAATGAGATACGAAAGATACGAGGTTTCTCAATTGCTATGATTTTTCAAGACCCCATGACTTCGTTGAATCCCATTATGACAGTGGGCGATCAAATAATGGAATCCATAAAAATCCACAATGATTCTAAAAAAACAAAAGCACAGATGGAGGAACGTGTAGACGAATTACTTAAGCTGGTTGGAATACAACCTAGCAGAAAGGGTGAATATCCGCACCAATTCTCTGGAGGAATGAAGCAGCGCATTGTAATTGCTATTGCTTTGGCCAGCAATCCGGAATTGATTATTGCTGATGAACCGACAACTGCACTTGATGTGACAATTCAAGCACAGGTACTAGCTCTCATGGCAGAGCTAAAAGAGAAGCTTAGCACGTCAATGATTATGATTACACATGATCTGGGTGTGGTTGCTCAAACCTGTGATAAGGTTGCTATTATGTATGCTGGAGAAATTATTGAGAAGGGCACAGTTGAAGATATATTTGAGGGAGATAAACACCATCCATATACAATTGGACTCTTTGGTTCTATCCCTGATTTGGAAGTCGAAGTGCCAAGGTTAAACCCAATTGAAGGTCTTATGCCTGACCCCACAAACTTACCAGCTGGCTGCAAATTTCATCCTAGATGTAAATCTTGGATGGATATCTGCAAAAGCGAAGCCCCTGGACTGTATACTGCAGGAGAACATGTAATTGCATGTCATCTTTATGCTAGGGAGGTGTAA
- a CDS encoding ABC transporter permease: MNNPVEIHMMTNTKKLKKKSWFGEVWKRMKRNRIAMLGLGIFSIIVFCTIFADLIVPYKNALEQRIDLRLLPPSAEHWFGTDAFGRDVFARIIHGTRNSLVMGIGAVIVGISIGGVLGATAGFYGGRIDTIIMRLVDTIMCIPFMLLALAIVAALGPGLVNVLIALMLSMVPYYTRVIRSAILTVVGQDFIEAARACGTPDHYIILKHILPNAIGPVIVQATMSVGTMIIWAAAMSFLGMGIQPPYPEWGAMLSEGKEYMMYSPHLVLFPGIAIALTALSLNLMGDGLRDALDPRLKD, translated from the coding sequence ATGAATAATCCTGTTGAAATTCATATGATGACAAATACAAAAAAACTTAAAAAGAAAAGCTGGTTTGGGGAAGTCTGGAAACGAATGAAAAGAAATAGGATTGCCATGTTAGGCTTGGGGATTTTTAGTATTATTGTATTTTGTACCATTTTTGCAGATCTTATTGTTCCATACAAAAATGCCTTGGAACAAAGAATTGACCTTCGCCTACTGCCTCCTTCAGCAGAACACTGGTTTGGTACAGATGCTTTTGGAAGGGATGTTTTTGCCCGTATCATTCATGGAACCAGAAACTCTTTAGTTATGGGTATTGGTGCAGTAATTGTTGGCATCTCTATTGGAGGTGTATTGGGTGCGACAGCTGGTTTTTATGGCGGTAGAATCGATACTATTATTATGCGTTTAGTGGACACCATTATGTGCATTCCTTTTATGCTTTTGGCTTTAGCAATTGTTGCTGCCTTAGGGCCAGGGCTGGTTAACGTATTAATTGCCTTAATGCTTTCTATGGTGCCTTATTATACCAGGGTAATTCGCTCTGCAATTTTAACAGTTGTGGGGCAGGATTTTATTGAAGCGGCTAGAGCTTGCGGTACACCAGATCACTATATTATCTTAAAACACATTCTTCCTAATGCCATAGGACCGGTAATCGTCCAGGCGACCATGTCGGTTGGTACCATGATAATCTGGGCAGCTGCCATGAGCTTCTTGGGAATGGGCATACAACCCCCTTATCCTGAATGGGGTGCTATGCTTTCAGAAGGTAAGGAGTATATGATGTATTCGCCACATCTTGTCTTGTTTCCTGGGATAGCTATTGCTTTGACAGCACTATCCTTAAACTTGATGGGTGATGGACTTAGAGATGCGCTGGATCCAAGACTAAAAGACTGA
- a CDS encoding ABC transporter permease, translating to MKNYIIKRILIVLPMLLAVIFIVFGIMDLTPGDPAQTILGQRATPEAVEKLNQELGLDRPFLIRYGSYVINALQGDLGNSYRTGRPVFDEIVTRFPTTIKLASFAILLGVMIGVPLGILSAVKQYSLYDFIGTASAMLMASIPGFWFGLMAIVLFALKLGWLPSNGSDTWLHYLMPATTLAIPVAAAMLRLTRTTMLETIRQDYVRTARAKGQTERVVIFQHALKNALLPVVTVAGLEFGGLLGGVVTIETIFSINGVGMLIIESIRMKDIPQVTGCAIFLAFFFMMVMLVVDIVYAYIDPRIRARYE from the coding sequence ATGAAAAATTATATTATAAAACGAATATTAATAGTTTTGCCCATGCTGCTGGCTGTAATTTTCATTGTGTTTGGCATTATGGATTTGACACCTGGAGATCCAGCCCAAACAATCCTCGGACAAAGAGCGACTCCAGAGGCTGTGGAAAAGCTTAATCAGGAACTAGGACTAGACCGGCCTTTTCTAATCAGATATGGGAGTTATGTGATTAATGCCCTGCAGGGAGATTTGGGAAATTCCTATCGTACAGGCAGACCTGTTTTTGATGAAATAGTTACAAGATTTCCCACAACTATTAAATTAGCCAGCTTTGCCATTTTGCTTGGTGTGATGATTGGAGTTCCTTTGGGGATCCTGTCTGCAGTGAAACAATACAGCCTCTATGATTTTATTGGTACTGCCTCTGCAATGCTGATGGCATCAATTCCAGGTTTTTGGTTTGGTTTAATGGCTATTGTGCTTTTTGCTCTAAAACTGGGATGGCTGCCTTCAAATGGTAGTGATACCTGGCTTCACTATTTAATGCCGGCAACCACTCTGGCCATACCCGTGGCAGCGGCCATGCTGAGACTGACGCGTACCACCATGCTGGAGACTATACGCCAGGACTATGTACGAACCGCCCGGGCAAAGGGGCAGACTGAACGAGTAGTAATTTTTCAACATGCCTTAAAAAATGCCCTGCTGCCGGTTGTGACCGTTGCAGGCTTGGAATTTGGTGGTCTGCTTGGAGGTGTTGTAACCATTGAAACAATTTTTTCTATAAATGGTGTAGGCATGCTAATTATTGAATCAATCCGCATGAAGGATATTCCTCAGGTGACGGGATGTGCCATTTTCCTAGCATTTTTTTTCATGATGGTTATGTTGGTAGTAGACATTGTTTATGCTTATATTGATCCGCGAATTAGGGCTCGTTATGAATAA
- a CDS encoding trimethylamine methyltransferase family protein has protein sequence MLSTECLEQIHQASLTIISEIGIKVEDEAFRNTLQNWGCEVKGCRVHFPILLIEQMLKNLEKEIRLSNGEKEIILDKGKTYSHATGGMPNIVDHNTGNHRLAVSDDLIKAIHLMNELKHVDLPCASYYLEDIPGQVNQIKQFEYMLRYTNKPFYGPGVSSPEEAKYIAELFNVFIEFQGLKAKEAYPCVVGISPESPLYYPKQITDTMRIIINTGIPTVMLIAPIVGISAPMTMAGALAQMNASMLAFATMSYMINPQTPVIYGARLSFANMKNGVSIWGLPEVGVASAGAVQLAKKYGFISDVYGFSCSACDNDLQSGYEKAINALLPALAGANLLSGMGSLASLTLGSYTQLVVDDEIFAMIKKAIKGFLVNEDTLALNIVADAAREGNYLAQEHTVRHLRNGEVFIPTLGFDRLLTDWIRDNKPTIDEKARQRVEDLLAKTPEVESLPVEIDQEIKNILNASYKELVLKT, from the coding sequence ATGCTGAGTACAGAATGCCTGGAACAAATTCATCAAGCGAGTTTAACAATAATTTCTGAAATAGGCATCAAGGTTGAAGATGAAGCTTTTAGAAACACCTTACAAAACTGGGGGTGTGAGGTAAAAGGGTGTCGAGTGCATTTTCCCATTCTGTTAATTGAACAAATGCTTAAAAATCTCGAAAAAGAAATCCGATTAAGTAATGGAGAAAAAGAAATCATACTAGATAAAGGAAAAACCTACTCTCATGCAACAGGTGGAATGCCAAATATTGTTGACCACAATACTGGAAACCATCGCCTTGCAGTTTCTGATGATTTGATCAAGGCAATCCACTTGATGAACGAGTTAAAGCATGTTGACTTACCATGTGCTTCTTATTATTTAGAGGACATACCCGGACAAGTTAATCAGATTAAACAGTTTGAATATATGCTGAGATATACCAATAAACCTTTTTATGGGCCGGGGGTATCCTCACCAGAAGAGGCGAAATACATAGCAGAGCTTTTTAATGTGTTTATAGAATTTCAGGGTTTAAAGGCAAAGGAAGCATATCCATGTGTTGTAGGCATTTCACCAGAAAGTCCTCTATATTACCCAAAGCAGATTACCGACACCATGAGGATTATTATTAATACAGGAATTCCCACGGTAATGTTAATAGCACCCATTGTAGGAATTTCTGCACCCATGACGATGGCGGGTGCACTGGCACAGATGAATGCATCCATGCTGGCTTTTGCCACCATGTCGTATATGATTAATCCACAGACACCTGTAATCTATGGAGCCCGTTTGTCCTTTGCCAATATGAAAAATGGTGTGTCCATTTGGGGTCTTCCTGAAGTTGGGGTAGCAAGTGCTGGTGCTGTACAACTGGCAAAAAAATATGGTTTTATTTCAGACGTTTATGGTTTTAGCTGCAGTGCTTGTGATAATGATCTGCAAAGTGGATATGAAAAGGCAATTAATGCTTTGCTGCCTGCATTGGCTGGAGCTAATCTTCTATCTGGAATGGGCAGCTTGGCCAGCTTAACATTAGGATCGTATACCCAACTGGTTGTGGATGATGAGATTTTTGCTATGATTAAAAAAGCCATAAAAGGCTTTCTAGTAAATGAGGATACTTTAGCATTAAATATTGTTGCTGACGCAGCAAGGGAAGGTAATTATTTGGCCCAGGAACATACAGTACGCCATTTGCGAAATGGTGAGGTTTTTATACCAACCCTAGGTTTTGACCGTTTATTGACCGATTGGATAAGAGATAACAAGCCGACCATTGATGAAAAAGCAAGGCAAAGGGTAGAGGATTTATTGGCAAAAACGCCCGAAGTTGAATCTCTGCCAGTAGAAATTGACCAAGAGATAAAGAATATTCTAAATGCCTCGTATAAGGAGCTTGTTTTAAAAACTTAA
- a CDS encoding M24 family metallopeptidase, with the protein MQRIYKNRRKKLIVEASSEGLDKSIIFSPLSIYYFTGVKIAPYERMLALLIDNKTGKSSLFLPSLNQGSVKDPLIEEISYQDNENPMTYLLERLLASYTIGVDMEYLTLSTANALFNDIENGEKIHALKVKDLSNTILRLRMCKDEDEVLKIEQASAYAKNIYAHIKEAMYIGISEKEIALEIVKKMWLSPGVISDGIVVQVLCGHNASNPHGYSGDYRVRKGDPITIDFGVNYQHYWSDTTRTFFMGKPDQKFEEIYNVVLEAQLAAIKSIKPGALICETDLAARKVITKAGYGEYFIHRTGHGLGIDIHELPNVHNQNTECFQEGQVITIEPGIYMPNFGGVRIEDDVVVTKQGCQILNPYPKTFEDMIL; encoded by the coding sequence ATGCAAAGGATATATAAAAATCGCAGAAAGAAATTAATTGTTGAAGCCAGCTCTGAAGGATTAGATAAGTCCATTATTTTTAGCCCTTTAAGCATCTATTATTTTACAGGAGTTAAAATAGCGCCATATGAGCGGATGCTGGCACTTCTTATAGACAATAAAACTGGTAAAAGTTCCCTGTTTTTGCCAAGCTTGAACCAAGGAAGTGTCAAGGATCCGCTGATTGAGGAGATTAGCTATCAGGATAATGAAAATCCTATGACATATTTACTGGAAAGACTTTTAGCATCTTATACAATTGGTGTTGATATGGAGTATCTAACCTTATCCACTGCGAATGCCCTTTTTAATGATATAGAAAATGGAGAAAAAATCCATGCATTGAAGGTAAAGGATCTCAGTAATACCATTCTAAGGCTTCGTATGTGCAAAGATGAAGACGAAGTATTAAAAATAGAGCAAGCATCGGCATATGCCAAGAACATTTATGCCCATATAAAAGAAGCTATGTACATAGGTATTTCGGAAAAAGAAATTGCACTTGAAATTGTAAAAAAAATGTGGTTATCACCTGGGGTGATAAGTGATGGCATTGTGGTGCAGGTGCTCTGTGGGCATAATGCAAGTAATCCACACGGATATTCTGGGGATTACCGTGTTAGAAAAGGAGATCCTATTACCATTGATTTTGGCGTAAATTATCAGCATTATTGGTCGGATACCACAAGAACCTTTTTTATGGGAAAACCTGATCAAAAGTTTGAAGAGATCTATAATGTTGTTTTGGAAGCGCAGCTTGCTGCCATTAAAAGCATTAAACCAGGTGCATTAATTTGCGAGACAGATCTTGCAGCACGCAAGGTCATAACAAAAGCAGGCTATGGAGAGTATTTTATTCACAGGACTGGACATGGTTTAGGAATTGATATACATGAATTACCCAATGTCCATAACCAAAATACGGAATGTTTTCAGGAAGGCCAGGTAATCACAATTGAACCGGGGATATACATGCCGAATTTTGGGGGAGTAAGAATTGAAGACGATGTTGTGGTAACTAAGCAGGGATGTCAAATATTAAATCCATATCCAAAAACTTTTGAAGATATGATTCTTTAA
- a CDS encoding helix-turn-helix domain-containing protein, with translation MEKSIGQKIKDLRIAKELTLKDLSEKTNLSISFLSLVERGLTSIAISSLQVVAEALGVEITYFFDPPQSSKRNVVRSYEQEVLHVDNNLIYYSLDGDIEDKVLENLIIVLLPRQSVEDKNLLTHKGEEFVYVLEGIVTVFIDQQEHQLYPGDSYHIKSSVPHNVANFTNKTAKILCISTPSIFK, from the coding sequence TTGGAAAAAAGTATTGGTCAAAAAATTAAAGATTTAAGAATAGCCAAGGAATTAACCTTAAAGGATCTTAGTGAAAAAACGAATCTTTCTATCAGTTTCTTATCGCTGGTTGAGAGAGGTTTAACAAGTATAGCAATTTCTTCCCTTCAGGTAGTAGCAGAGGCCCTTGGGGTGGAGATTACATATTTTTTTGATCCTCCCCAAAGTTCTAAAAGAAACGTAGTTCGAAGCTATGAACAAGAAGTTCTTCATGTAGACAATAACTTGATTTATTATTCACTAGATGGAGATATTGAGGATAAAGTTTTAGAAAACCTGATAATTGTTTTACTGCCACGCCAATCTGTAGAAGACAAAAATCTTTTAACTCATAAAGGTGAAGAGTTTGTTTATGTACTTGAAGGCATAGTCACAGTGTTTATAGATCAGCAGGAACATCAGCTGTATCCAGGCGATAGCTATCATATTAAATCTTCAGTACCCCACAACGTGGCTAATTTCACCAATAAAACGGCAAAGATTTTATGTATAAGCACTCCCAGCATTTTTAAATAA
- a CDS encoding (2Fe-2S)-binding protein — protein sequence MRIKEHPVLQFPALQEVTFVFEDTQLTGYKGEPIAAALHANGIKILSHSLKDHRPRGFFCAIGNCSSCLMEVNGEPNVRICVEELSEGMVVKRQDKKGSFPGGEKG from the coding sequence TTGAGAATTAAAGAACATCCTGTGCTGCAGTTTCCAGCTTTACAAGAAGTAACCTTTGTTTTTGAAGATACTCAGCTTACTGGATATAAGGGAGAACCAATAGCTGCTGCACTGCATGCCAATGGCATTAAAATTCTTAGCCACAGCTTAAAGGACCATAGGCCCCGGGGTTTCTTTTGTGCAATAGGCAACTGCTCATCATGTCTTATGGAAGTGAACGGAGAGCCAAATGTAAGAATTTGTGTCGAAGAACTCAGCGAAGGCATGGTTGTTAAAAGGCAAGACAAAAAGGGAAGTTTTCCTGGAGGTGAGAAAGGTTGA
- a CDS encoding NAD(P)/FAD-dependent oxidoreductase, translating to MINTEIAIIGGGPAGMCAALAAAEQGAHVILMDRESKPGGQLVKQTHRFFGSEKEHAGTRGINIASMLEKAIGKYTNIEVKTKTTVLAIYDDGLIAIEERDRYKKVKGKKTIIATGASEKMIPFPNNDLPGIYGAGAVQTLMNQYGVVPGNKVLMVGAGNIGLIVSYQLMQAGIRVEAIIDAAPGVGGYFVHASKIRRMGVPILTSHTIKEALGTDFVEGAIICQLDNNWQQVPGTEKELAVDTICLAVGLSPLTDLLRHCSCLMKYIPQLGGYVPIRDEHMETTSHGIYVAGDASGVEEASSAMVEGKIAGLSAAESLGYSQNIQALRQECLDDLKSLRAGVTGLKIREGLELLAV from the coding sequence TTGATAAATACGGAAATTGCAATTATTGGCGGCGGCCCTGCTGGAATGTGTGCAGCACTAGCTGCAGCAGAACAGGGAGCACACGTTATTTTAATGGATCGAGAAAGCAAACCAGGAGGACAGCTTGTAAAACAAACTCATAGGTTCTTTGGTTCAGAAAAGGAACATGCTGGTACCCGAGGGATTAATATTGCTTCCATGCTGGAAAAAGCAATTGGCAAATATACCAACATTGAAGTAAAAACCAAGACTACTGTTCTCGCAATTTATGATGATGGATTAATTGCAATAGAGGAAAGGGATAGGTACAAAAAAGTAAAGGGCAAAAAAACCATTATTGCCACAGGTGCATCTGAAAAAATGATACCCTTCCCCAATAATGATCTCCCAGGCATTTACGGGGCTGGTGCAGTTCAAACATTAATGAATCAATATGGTGTGGTGCCGGGAAACAAAGTACTCATGGTGGGGGCAGGAAATATTGGTCTAATAGTATCATATCAACTAATGCAGGCTGGAATTAGGGTTGAAGCAATTATAGATGCTGCACCAGGAGTAGGTGGATACTTTGTGCATGCTTCAAAAATAAGGAGAATGGGAGTGCCCATTCTAACCTCACATACCATTAAAGAAGCCCTTGGCACTGATTTTGTTGAAGGCGCAATCATCTGTCAACTTGACAATAACTGGCAGCAGGTGCCAGGAACAGAAAAAGAGCTTGCAGTGGATACTATTTGCCTGGCAGTTGGCCTTTCCCCTTTAACAGATCTGCTGCGCCACTGCAGCTGTCTAATGAAATACATTCCCCAGCTCGGTGGATACGTGCCCATTAGAGATGAGCATATGGAAACAACATCTCATGGAATATACGTAGCCGGTGATGCATCTGGTGTAGAAGAGGCTAGCAGTGCCATGGTGGAAGGAAAGATTGCAGGTCTATCTGCAGCAGAATCACTTGGATACAGCCAAAACATCCAAGCATTAAGACAAGAATGCTTGGATGATCTTAAAAGCTTAAGAGCTGGTGTAACTGGATTAAAAATTAGAGAAGGGTTAGAACTCTTAGCTGTTTAG
- a CDS encoding 4Fe-4S binding protein codes for MFEKTGLVNVEMVETILPSEERRRTKPYAIFECFQEIPCNPCFTGCKPGAVIPFEDINDIPKIDYERCNGCAQCVSACPGLACFVLDETSSDTEASIKLPYEFLPLPAEGQIVTALDREGNEVGTARVVKVQCSKKLDHTNIITIAVPKDQVQIIRGLRLEGSR; via the coding sequence GTGTTTGAAAAAACAGGTCTTGTTAATGTGGAGATGGTGGAAACAATCTTACCATCTGAAGAAAGAAGACGCACAAAACCCTATGCCATCTTCGAATGCTTCCAGGAAATACCATGCAACCCTTGTTTTACAGGCTGCAAGCCTGGTGCCGTTATTCCCTTTGAAGACATCAATGATATACCAAAAATAGATTACGAAAGGTGTAATGGCTGTGCCCAGTGCGTAAGTGCTTGTCCTGGATTGGCATGTTTTGTATTAGATGAGACTTCTAGCGATACAGAAGCATCTATAAAACTACCCTATGAATTTTTACCTCTGCCAGCAGAAGGACAGATAGTAACTGCTTTAGACCGCGAAGGTAATGAAGTAGGTACTGCAAGGGTTGTTAAAGTGCAGTGCAGTAAAAAGCTTGATCACACCAATATTATCACCATTGCCGTTCCCAAGGATCAAGTGCAGATAATCAGAGGCCTTAGACTGGAGGGTTCAAGATGA
- a CDS encoding (2Fe-2S)-binding protein has product MSGKTYLCRCEDVTLEDVHRLIDSGVQTFEEIKRHTRCTMGPCQGSTCRHVLAGEIARKKGLNIEEIDVPTYRAPIRPIKLGTIAGGEADA; this is encoded by the coding sequence ATGAGCGGTAAAACTTATCTTTGTCGATGTGAGGATGTTACTTTAGAGGATGTTCATAGACTGATAGATTCAGGGGTTCAAACCTTTGAAGAAATAAAAAGGCACACCCGCTGCACCATGGGACCATGCCAGGGAAGCACCTGCAGACATGTACTAGCTGGGGAAATTGCCAGAAAAAAAGGTTTAAATATTGAAGAAATAGATGTTCCCACCTATAGAGCTCCTATTAGACCCATAAAGCTGGGAACAATTGCAGGTGGTGAAGCTGATGCGTAA